From Sander lucioperca isolate FBNREF2018 chromosome 14, SLUC_FBN_1.2, whole genome shotgun sequence, the proteins below share one genomic window:
- the acads gene encoding short-chain specific acyl-CoA dehydrogenase, mitochondrial: MAALFKARKALAVCLAGCRSLSQLAELPETHQLLRQTCRDFADRELSPIAARLDKKHSYPAKQIQELGAMGVMAMEVPEELGGAGMDYLAYSLAMEEISRGCASTGVVVSVNNSLYIGPILKNGTEEQKMQWITPFTTGEKVGCFALSEPGNGSDAGAASTVAHQDGDEWVLNGTKAWITNSWDASATVVFATTDKKLKHKGISAFLIPIPHPGLSLGKKEDKLGIRASSTANIILEDCRVPLDNMLGPRGAGFKIAMQTLDSGRIGIASQALGIAQASLDCAADYAHKRTAFGSPISKLQAIQIKLADMAVAIESARLLTWKAALLRDSKKPFTKEAAMAKLAASEAATFCSHQAIQILGGMGYVSDMPAERHYRDARITEIYEGTSEIQRLVIAGQLLKEYQS, encoded by the exons CTCTCGCCGTGTGTCTCGCTGGTTGTCGAAGTCTGTCCCAGCTGGCAGAGTTACCGGAGACTCATCAGCTTCTTAGACAGACCTGCAGAGACTTCGCCGACAGAGAACTGTCCCCCATCGCTGCCAGGCTGGACAAGAAGCATTCTTACCCTGCCAAACAG ATCCAGGAGTTGGGGGCAATGGGGGTGATGGCCATGGAGGTCCCCGAGGAGCTGGGTGGAGCCGGGATGGACTACCTGGCGTACAGTCTGGCTATGGAGGAAATCAGCCGAGGCTGCGCCAGCACGGGAGTCGTGgtgtctgtaaataat TCTCTCTACATCGGGCCGATACTGAAGAACGGAACAGAAGAACAGAAAATGCAGTGGATCACGCCGTTCACCACCGGAGAGAAGGTGGGCTGCTTCGCCCTCAGTGAGCCAG GTAACGGCAGCGACGCGGGTGCGGCCTCCACGGTGGCCCATCAGGACGGAGACGAGTGGGTGCTGAACGGAACCAAAGCCTGGATCACCAACAGCTGGGACGCCTCCGCCACCGTCGTGTTCGCCACCACGGACAAGAAACTCAAACACAAG GGCATCAGCGCCTTCCTGATCCCCATACCACACCCAGGGCTTTCTCTGGGGAAGAAGGAAGACAAGCTGGGCATCCGAGCCTCGTCCACCGCTAACATCATCCTGGAGGACTGCCGGGTACCGCTGGACAACATGCTCGGACCGCGTGGCGCTGGATTCAAGATCGCCATG CAAACCCTGGACAGTGGACGGATCGGCATCGCTTCTCAGGCTCTCGGTATCGCTCAGGCTTCTCTGGACTGCGCTGCAGACTACGCACACAAACGCACCGCCTTCGGATCCCCGATCAGCAAGCTGCAGGCCATACAG ATCAAACTAGCTGACATGGCTGTGGCGATAGAGAGCGCTCGTCTGCTCACCTGGAAGGCTGCCCTTCTTCGGGATTCAAAGAAACCCTTCACCAAG GAAGCAGCCATGGCCAAACTAGCGGCGTCTGAAGCTGCCACTTTCTGCTCACATCAG GCGATCCAGATTCTGGGTGGGATGGGTTACGTGTCGGACATGCCCGCCGAGAGGCACTATCGCGACGCTCGCATTACTGAGATCTACGAGGGAACCAGTGAGATCCAGAGACTGGTTATCGCCGGCCAGTTGCTGAAGGAATACCAATCGTAG
- the cldn5b gene encoding claudin-5b, translated as MLAACLEFLGLAFCLTGSLLAMVACGLPMWKVTAFIDSNIVVAQTIWDGLWMSCVVQSTGQMQCKVHDSVLALTQDLQTARALTVISAVLGVVALTVTVAGAQCTNCIKDETVKAKVVNAGGVIYIVSGLFVLVPLCWMANNIIVDFHNPQVPPSKKREIGAAIYIGWAATALLLLGGTLLCCSFSQGVRGAYYPKYAPTKTITSNGDLSLKKHYV; from the coding sequence ATGCTTGCTGCGTGTCTGGAGTTCCTCGGCTTGGCGTTCTGCCTCACGGGCTCGCTGCTCGCGATGGTCGCGTGCGGGCTGCCCATGTGGAAGGTGACCGCCTTCATCGACTCCAACATCGTGGTGGCTCAGACCATCTGGGACGGCCTGTGGATGTCGTGCGTGGTGCAGAGCACGGGGCAGATGCAGTGCAAGGTGCACGACTCGGTGCTGGCGCTGACGCAGGATCTGCAGACGGCCCGGGCCCTCACCGTCATCTCCGCGGTGCTCGGGGTCGTCGCGCTCACGGTGACGGTCGCCGGGGCGCAGTGCACCAACTGCATCAAGGATGAGACGGTGAAGGCGAAGGTGGTGAACGCCGGAGGCGTCATTTACATCGTGAGCGGGCTGTTCGTGCTCGTTCCGCTCTGCTGGATGGCCAACAACATCATCGTGGACTTCCACAATCCGCAGGTGCCGCCGTCCAAGAAGCGGGAGATCGGCGCCGCGATCTACATCGGCTGGGCCGCCACCGCGCTGCTGCTGCTCGGGGGAAcgctgctctgctgctccttCTCCCAGGGAGTGAGGGGCGCCTACTACCCCAAGTACGCCCCCACCAAGACGATCACATCCAACGGGGACTTGAGCCTTAAGAAGCATTATGTATAA